The genomic DNA TTAGCCATGCTTATCATGGCATCGTACTGTTTTATGCGCGATTCCATGAACTCCTCTAATACATTTGCAAGTTCCTTCTTTATGCTCTCGTCCTCGTTCATCTTCTTCTTTATATATTCCTTTATGAGATCCTTCACTATATCGCGAACAGCCTCGAGGTACAGATCCTCGGTCGGCATCGCCTTCATAAAATTCTTAAAATATTTCTCAAGATCATCGTCCATGGAAAAACATCATTAGATGGAATAAAGAATTTTTGTAGGATCACATTCTATTTGCTCTTCTCTCTCTTTTGAGGCGCC from Thermoplasma sp. Kam2015 includes the following:
- a CDS encoding nitrite reductase — its product is MDDDLEKYFKNFMKAMPTEDLYLEAVRDIVKDLIKEYIKKKMNEDESIKKELANVLEEFMESRIKQYDAMISMAKIIAKIGLVSAPEGVKSEMYEDLVRVFKDEIDAIIKKTL